CCCGCAGCCGGTTCTGGCTCTCGGTCTTGGTGCTTTCCCTCGGCGCGGCTGCCTCGATGGCGGTGCCGCTCCTGCTCGGACGCGTTGTTGACGTGGTGCTTGACGGCGGCGATGTTGTTGGCCGCATCCTGTGGATCGGTATCGCAGTATCGCTCGCCGCGATCGCCTCCGCCGCACTCAACGCGGCCGGGTTCTACATCCTGTCCACCGTTGCGGAGCGCGCGATTGCCAACCTTCGCGAGGACATGGTGGATACCGCCCTGCACCTGCCCACGCACCGAGTCGAGGAGGCCGGCTCCGGGGACCTGTTGTCCCGCTCCACCGACGATGTCGCGGAGCTCTCCAGCTCCATCTCGGACGCGCTGCCTGCCGTCACGTCTGCGGTGTTTGTCCTCATCGCCACCGCCATCACGCTGGTGGGCTTGGATCCGTACTATCTCGTAGTCCCGCTCTTCGCCGCGCCGGCGTACTACTTGAGCTTCCGCCAGTACCTGAAGTCCGCGCCTGAACGCTACGCCAAGGAGCGTGCCTCCATGGCGGAGCGCGCCACCCGCGTGCTCGAATCCATCCACGGCCTGGAAACGCTGCACGCCTTCCAGCGGGAAGACCGGGCCCAGGCGAGCATCGGCGACGCGTCCTACCGAGTGGTGGAGAACGGCTACTCCGCCCGCAGCACCATGATGGTCACGCAGGCCCAAATGGCCGCGATCGAGTTGGGCATGCTTGTCGCCGGTCTTGCCATGAGCTACCTCGCGGTGCGCGGCGGCCAGCTGACCATCGGCGAAGTCACCGGCGCGATGATGATCATCATCCGCATCAAGCGCCCCATGATGGGCATCATCCACACTCTGGACACCCTCAACTCCGGCTATGCCTCGCTGGCCCGCATCGTCGGCGTGGTGCACAACCCGCCGCCGCGGGTGCCGGACTGCGGCGCGCCGCCCCCGCAGGGCCGCATCGACCTCGAGGATGTCTGGTTCAGTTACGACGGTAACTGGGCCGTCCGCGACATTGACCTCCGCGTTGCGCCGGGGGAGAAGGTCGCGCTCGTCGGCGCGTCCGGCGCAGGCAAGAGCACGGTCGCCGCCCTCATCGCGGGTCTGCGCGTCCCCGATTCGGGGCTCGTGCTTATCGACGGCACCGAAGTCACCCAATTGTCCGATTCCGAGCGCGTTGCCCGCCTGGCCCTCGTTTCCCAGGACGTCCACGTGTTTTCGGGAACGTTGCGTGAGGATATGACCGTCGCCAAGCCGGATGCCAGCGACGATGAGCTGTGCGAGGCGCTGGACGCCGTCGGAGCGGAGTGGTACCGCGAGTTCCCGGACGGGCTGGACACCGTAGTTGGCTCTCGCGGCGAGCGCCTGGACCCAGTGCAGGCGCAGCAGCTCGCGCTCGCGCGCGTTTTCCTCATGGACCCCGCGATCGTGGTGATGGATGAGGCTACCGCCGAGGCGGGCTCAGCCGGCGCCGGTGCCCTCGAGGACGCGGCCAGCGTGATCACCGATGGTCGCTCCAGCGTTGTCATCGCCCACCGCCTCGATCAAGCCGCCGACGCGGACCTCATCCTGGTGATGGACGCAGGCGAGATCGTGGAGCGCGGCACACACGAAGAACTCCTTGCCGTAGGCGGGCGCTACGCCAAACTCTGGGGAGCCTGGTCGCGGGGGAGGGGTTAAACGCTGAAGGGCTCACCGAGGAACGTGAATTTACTGTTAGCCGGTGGCCCATCCTCACCCCCGGCTTCCAGGTATTCGTCCCTCATCTTCGGGAAAGCCCTCCGGAGGTTATTCCCGCTCAAAGCCCGGGTTTGGGAACTGGCGAACGTGTATAAAAGGCCAGCATCCAAGAGCCTGCCCATGGAGTGACGAAGCCTCTCGTTTGCAGTCTGCTTGAGGAAGTAATCAAGTTGTGCACCTCCGCGAACCACAAAGATCCTGGATCTTTCTGGTCTTATGACATCCCCTTCAGCTCCTTCGAGCGTGTCCTCTGCCAAGGCGATGATTAGGGCCTGCGCCTTTTTTACCGACTCGAAGTGGTCGAACTGGTTTTTCACGCTAGCCGGGATGTCGGGCCACCTGACTGACTGATACGGGAACAATTCAATTTCCGCGAAACATTCCAGATTCTCAAACGTCAATCCAGGCAAGTCCGGTTCGGTTTGGGTGTAGAGCTTGACCTGATCAGTCCAATTTCTCCAGCGGTCCTTAAATGCGAGGTCTGCATCGGTGAGCGATGCCAGAATTTCGCCCTGCTCGAGCAAGCGGTTTAACTGCTCCTTTTCGCTGGGAGGTGGCCAATCTATGAGTTGCTTGCCACTGTAGAGACTCGCGTAATGTTCCGAATTTTCGAGACTGAACGTTGCCCCAGTATCCAGAAGTGAGCGAATTTCCTCGCTACCGGGATTGAGCGAAT
Above is a genomic segment from Corynebacterium sp. CNCTC7651 containing:
- a CDS encoding ABC transporter ATP-binding protein, which encodes MRFPTATGAEVRHEISRQLRGLPQARSRFWLSVLVLSLGAAASMAVPLLLGRVVDVVLDGGDVVGRILWIGIAVSLAAIASAALNAAGFYILSTVAERAIANLREDMVDTALHLPTHRVEEAGSGDLLSRSTDDVAELSSSISDALPAVTSAVFVLIATAITLVGLDPYYLVVPLFAAPAYYLSFRQYLKSAPERYAKERASMAERATRVLESIHGLETLHAFQREDRAQASIGDASYRVVENGYSARSTMMVTQAQMAAIELGMLVAGLAMSYLAVRGGQLTIGEVTGAMMIIIRIKRPMMGIIHTLDTLNSGYASLARIVGVVHNPPPRVPDCGAPPPQGRIDLEDVWFSYDGNWAVRDIDLRVAPGEKVALVGASGAGKSTVAALIAGLRVPDSGLVLIDGTEVTQLSDSERVARLALVSQDVHVFSGTLREDMTVAKPDASDDELCEALDAVGAEWYREFPDGLDTVVGSRGERLDPVQAQQLALARVFLMDPAIVVMDEATAEAGSAGAGALEDAASVITDGRSSVVIAHRLDQAADADLILVMDAGEIVERGTHEELLAVGGRYAKLWGAWSRGRG